A window of Yoonia sp. SS1-5 genomic DNA:
GTGATCGGGGCCTTTGCGGGCAATCTCGATATATTGCGGCGGGGTTTCCCCCCTTGCCTGTGCCCATTCCTGCAGGGCCGTTTTGGCATCCCGCGCGTCAGCTGCCACATTGCTGATCCGGCCACCCCATTGCGCCAATATCACCCGCCGTGCCGCATCAAACCCACCATCCTGATAGACGGCGGCAATGACCGCCTCCATCGCGTCGGCAAGCAATGCCTCTTTACGGCGGCCCCCCGATTTCATCTCGGAACGGCCAAGCTTGAGCACGGCACCCAGATCAATCTGACGGGCCACGTCTGCACATGCCTCGCGCCGGACAAGGGCGTTGTAGCGCGGGGCAAGCAGGCCTTCAGGGGCAGAGGGATCAGCATTCAGCAAAGCCTCGGCCATCACAAGGCCCAGCACCCGATCACCCAGAAATTCAAGCCGTTGATTGTCATCGCGGTGCGGGCTGACCATCGAGGAATGCGTCACCGCCCGCACCAGCAACTCCGGCGTTTCAAAACGATGCCCAAGCCGCTTGGCAAAGGCTGAGAGATCAGCAGACAGCTTCAATCCAGCGCCTTGAAGAACCGGTCACTGCGCCATGTCCAGAAGGCCAGCATCGAGCGTCCTGCTGAGGAAAAGATCACGCGGTCTGCACGGCCAACAATATCCTTGCGATCTACAAAACCAACGCCCCGGGCGGCCTGCGGAAATCGGCTATCCGTGGAATTGTCGCGGTTATCACCCATGAAGAAGAACTGATCCGCAGGCACCGTGAACACGCCCGTATTATCCGCGGCCCGGTTCCCGATATTCAGGATCGCGTGGCTGACGCCATTGGGCAGTGTTTCAATCTGGCGTTCCTTTTCACACACCGCCCCAAGGCCGACGGCGCCATTGGCGCATTGCGGCTGATTGCGAAGGGGGCCTTGGGGTTCCATGATTTCGGTGAATGTCCCGGCATCTTCAACGACAACGGCCTCATCGTTGATATAGAGCTGCCCATCCTGCATCTGGACGCGATCACCCGGCACGCCGATCAGGCGCTTGATAAAATCCCGACCTGTCACCGGATGGCGAAACACCACGATATCACCCGCCTGCGGATCGCTGCCAAAAAGCCGGTCGTCATAACCCTCGAACCAGCCGCAAAAATCCTCGGCACCGATATCAACGCCTACTTGCGGGATCCGGACCGAGGGGCAGGACGCATAGGAATAGCCATAGACCATCTTGTTGACGAACAGGAAGTCACCGATCAGCAAGGTATCCTTCATCGAACCCGACGGGATCCAGAATGGCTGGAAAAAGACCGTCCGGAAAATTCCGGCGATCACCAATGCCCAGAAAACTGTCTTGAATGTCTCGACAATACTGCCGACGAAGCCTTGTTTTTCGGCCATTCTTTGATCCTTTTTGGCGTTTGAGGCTA
This region includes:
- the rnc gene encoding ribonuclease III — its product is MKLSADLSAFAKRLGHRFETPELLVRAVTHSSMVSPHRDDNQRLEFLGDRVLGLVMAEALLNADPSAPEGLLAPRYNALVRREACADVARQIDLGAVLKLGRSEMKSGGRRKEALLADAMEAVIAAVYQDGGFDAARRVILAQWGGRISNVAADARDAKTALQEWAQARGETPPQYIEIARKGPDHQPEFTIEARLASGPTEQATAGSKRQAEQAAATALLKKVSA
- the lepB gene encoding signal peptidase I, with the protein product MAEKQGFVGSIVETFKTVFWALVIAGIFRTVFFQPFWIPSGSMKDTLLIGDFLFVNKMVYGYSYASCPSVRIPQVGVDIGAEDFCGWFEGYDDRLFGSDPQAGDIVVFRHPVTGRDFIKRLIGVPGDRVQMQDGQLYINDEAVVVEDAGTFTEIMEPQGPLRNQPQCANGAVGLGAVCEKERQIETLPNGVSHAILNIGNRAADNTGVFTVPADQFFFMGDNRDNSTDSRFPQAARGVGFVDRKDIVGRADRVIFSSAGRSMLAFWTWRSDRFFKALD